Proteins encoded in a region of the Cyanobacteria bacterium QS_8_64_29 genome:
- a CDS encoding nucleotide exchange factor GrpE, with the protein MTNEQSQQPESQFQDAEQESAEPPQAAASEASQQPPAQPSESEQASEPGGESSQDPETAIAELRQEIETLRQQLEQKNEQYQQLQNQSARVAADFENFRKRSEREKAELEQKVKQETLAEILPIVDNFERARTQIQPQTEGEMSVHKNYQGLYKQLVDSLKSLGVSAMRPEGQPFDPQYHEAVLREPSQAYEEGQVIEQLIRGYWLGDRVLRHASVKVAAPSETAEAGESAQPDEAAQPGEATEGESQQSASDAASNSAECSE; encoded by the coding sequence AACAGCCAGAGTCGCAATTTCAAGACGCCGAGCAGGAAAGCGCCGAGCCGCCACAAGCGGCAGCGAGCGAGGCGTCACAACAGCCGCCGGCGCAACCGTCAGAATCGGAGCAAGCGAGCGAACCGGGCGGCGAGTCCTCCCAAGATCCCGAGACCGCGATCGCCGAGCTGCGCCAGGAAATCGAGACGCTGCGGCAGCAGCTAGAGCAGAAAAACGAGCAGTACCAGCAACTCCAGAACCAGTCGGCCCGCGTGGCCGCCGACTTCGAAAACTTTCGCAAGCGCAGCGAGCGCGAAAAAGCGGAACTCGAGCAAAAAGTCAAGCAAGAAACGCTCGCCGAAATTTTGCCCATCGTCGATAACTTCGAGCGGGCGCGCACCCAAATTCAGCCCCAGACCGAGGGCGAGATGAGCGTGCACAAAAACTACCAGGGCCTGTACAAGCAGCTGGTCGACAGCCTCAAAAGCCTGGGCGTCTCGGCCATGCGACCGGAAGGCCAGCCCTTCGATCCCCAATATCACGAAGCGGTCCTGCGCGAGCCCAGCCAGGCGTACGAAGAAGGCCAAGTGATCGAGCAGCTCATCCGCGGCTACTGGCTCGGTGATCGCGTGCTGCGCCATGCCAGCGTCAAAGTTGCTGCCCCCTCAGAAACCGCCGAAGCCGGCGAGTCCGCTCAACCGGATGAGGCCGCCCAGCCAGGCGAAGCCACCGAGGGCGAATCGCAGCAGTCCGCTTCGGATGCAGCCTCCAACTCGGCCGAGTGCAGCGAGTAA